A region of uncultured Carboxylicivirga sp. DNA encodes the following proteins:
- a CDS encoding glycoside hydrolase family 32 protein, which yields MNDPNGLVYLNGQYHLFYQHYPYDIVWGPMHWGHASSTDLFHWEHHPIALYPDSLGNIFSGSAVIDHNNTAGFGKDAMVAIFTYHNDSIWAKGFKNTESQGIAFSMDEGITWTKYKSNPILNNNGEQDFRDPKVFWNRETELWQMVLAVGDHIRIFSSPNLLDWKFESNFKPNETSEPLGVWECPDLFPLKYNGNTKWVMIINHGDKGPNGGSCTRYFIGDFDGNTFQQAQDARWLDYGTDFYAGVTFSNVPDDKKYLISWMSNWKYANQTPTKVWRSAMTIPRELVLDMDSSGYFIRQHITEGLHALKSNTIVQEQISSNYHLSNIDLSQALISFRSISELLKIKIGNSSEHIIIEINDDSVVIDRSNSGVVDFSDRFATKVQSMPISEAITECKIILDRSSIELLLNDGKYSMTNIFFPNEKYSELSITGEKDSKITHLKIDHIARIWP from the coding sequence ATGAACGATCCCAATGGTCTGGTATACCTAAATGGTCAATACCACCTTTTTTATCAGCATTATCCCTACGATATAGTTTGGGGGCCGATGCACTGGGGACATGCCTCAAGTACTGATTTATTTCATTGGGAACACCATCCAATTGCCTTGTATCCTGATTCGCTTGGTAATATTTTTTCAGGCAGTGCTGTAATAGACCATAACAATACGGCCGGTTTTGGGAAAGATGCAATGGTGGCCATTTTTACCTACCACAATGATTCAATCTGGGCAAAAGGTTTTAAAAATACCGAAAGTCAGGGTATTGCTTTTAGTATGGATGAAGGAATAACATGGACAAAGTATAAAAGTAATCCGATCCTTAATAATAATGGAGAACAGGATTTTCGTGATCCTAAAGTGTTCTGGAATAGAGAAACAGAATTGTGGCAAATGGTTTTGGCAGTCGGGGATCATATCCGTATTTTCTCTTCACCAAATCTGCTGGACTGGAAGTTTGAAAGCAATTTTAAACCGAATGAAACAAGTGAGCCATTGGGAGTATGGGAATGTCCTGATTTGTTTCCATTAAAATACAATGGCAATACAAAGTGGGTGATGATAATCAATCATGGTGATAAGGGGCCAAATGGTGGGTCGTGTACTCGTTATTTTATTGGTGACTTTGATGGTAATACATTTCAACAAGCACAGGATGCCAGATGGTTGGATTATGGGACTGATTTTTATGCAGGTGTTACTTTTTCAAATGTGCCGGATGACAAAAAGTATTTAATCTCATGGATGAGTAATTGGAAATATGCAAACCAAACTCCTACAAAAGTATGGAGAAGTGCTATGACTATTCCTCGCGAATTGGTTTTAGATATGGATAGTTCGGGCTACTTTATTCGTCAGCATATAACTGAGGGATTGCATGCATTAAAAAGTAATACCATAGTTCAAGAACAAATAAGTTCTAACTATCATCTTAGTAATATTGATTTATCTCAAGCTCTCATTTCGTTCAGATCAATTAGTGAATTATTAAAAATCAAAATAGGAAACTCATCTGAGCACATAATAATTGAAATAAATGACGATTCAGTAGTTATTGATAGAAGTAATTCAGGAGTTGTTGATTTTAGTGATCGTTTTGCAACTAAAGTACAATCCATGCCAATTTCTGAGGCAATTACTGAGTGTAAAATAATACTCGATCGTTCATCCATTGAATTATTGCTGAATGATGGTAAATACTCAATGACCAATATCTTTTTTCCAAATGAAAAGTATTCAGAACTTAGTATTACTGGTGAAAAAGATAGTAAAATAACACATTTAAAGATTGATCATATAGCCAGAATATGGCCTTAA
- a CDS encoding insulinase family protein, which yields MKKNALYMLLVLLAIVTSCSTGGKFKTGEKYHGFTLVEKKFVEEVNADCYLFQHDKSGAQLLKIAANDPNKLFNIAFKTAPETDYGTPHIMEHSVLNGSKNFPVKSPFDVLIKGSLNTFLNAMTGSDITTYPVASMNEKDYFNLMHVYLDAVLNPMIYEDPRILKQEGWHHEMESVDGDVIYKGVVYNEMKGAYSSPRRELSYQMGKMLFPDNTYGVSSGGYPSEIPNLTYEYFINFHKKFYHPGNSYILLYGDADLNKELEFIDGEYLSNYDLPTEKIEIPLQKPFDAMKEAEKSYPVAEGAQTNDQTFLGLAFVVGESTDRTLAMTFDVISEALVNNESAPLRLALQEAGIGKDIRAYFSEDKQCTFQISVQNANPEDKEKFKDIVFKTMQNVIDSGFDKSMIEGIINRTEFRLKEGNNPQKGLMYAMQSYQTWFFGGSPFPGLEFNKPLADVKMALTTNILEENISKHLMNNTHSALLVLKPEPGLQAKLDAKTKKELEDYKNQLSQEEKEQLVAETKELIEYQKREDTPEALATIPMLELTDISPEIQWFGVDEKQVSDVNVIHHNTFTNNILYSYLYFDLRTLPQELIPYSELLTNLLGKLNTENYTYGELDNALNIHTGGFNTYTTAYLEEHSDDKMIPKYTVYGKSTAEKADKLFDLTNEVLQKSIFSDKERLKELLTRHQSRVDANIKNNGMGYALTRLRSYYTNSGMFSELTGGIEYYDFVTDLTNNFDAKSDEIVSNLEKTASLLFAKNNLIAAITCDNNDFTSYSNGLNTLASSLPTGDNKLNNWTFDFSVKNEGLKTVSKVQYVVKGYDYKKLGYEYNGKFRVLNQILSTDWLQNQVRVIGGAYGGFCGFSNTGNVYFASYRDPNLKETLENYNNTPGFLDTFDADSLAMTRFIIGTISNMDGPLTPSQQGNEAIRNYFEKNTPEELKAERTAVLSTTQEDIKEMKKMVTDILDQNAIFVYGNEQKVEENAELFGKVISISE from the coding sequence ATGAAAAAAAATGCTCTTTACATGTTGCTGGTTTTACTGGCAATCGTTACCTCTTGCTCAACAGGTGGTAAATTTAAAACCGGTGAAAAATATCACGGCTTTACACTTGTTGAGAAAAAGTTTGTTGAAGAAGTCAATGCAGACTGTTATCTGTTTCAGCATGATAAAAGTGGTGCTCAACTTTTAAAAATAGCAGCAAACGATCCAAATAAATTATTCAATATTGCGTTTAAAACAGCACCTGAAACCGATTACGGTACACCGCACATCATGGAGCATTCGGTACTTAACGGTTCAAAAAATTTCCCGGTAAAAAGTCCTTTTGATGTATTAATTAAAGGATCGTTAAACACTTTCTTAAATGCAATGACCGGTTCTGATATTACTACCTACCCGGTTGCGAGCATGAATGAAAAAGATTATTTCAACCTGATGCATGTTTATCTGGATGCAGTTCTTAATCCTATGATTTACGAAGATCCTCGGATTCTTAAGCAGGAAGGCTGGCATCATGAAATGGAAAGTGTTGATGGAGATGTAATTTATAAAGGGGTTGTTTATAATGAGATGAAAGGTGCTTATTCAAGTCCACGTCGTGAATTGAGTTATCAAATGGGTAAAATGCTATTCCCTGATAATACCTATGGTGTTTCTTCAGGTGGTTATCCCAGTGAAATTCCGAATCTTACCTACGAATATTTCATCAATTTCCATAAAAAATTCTATCATCCCGGTAATAGTTATATTCTTTTATACGGTGATGCAGACCTGAATAAAGAACTGGAATTTATTGATGGTGAGTATCTATCGAACTATGATCTGCCTACTGAAAAAATTGAAATACCTCTGCAGAAGCCATTTGATGCAATGAAAGAAGCTGAAAAAAGCTATCCGGTTGCTGAAGGTGCACAAACCAATGATCAAACATTCTTAGGTTTAGCGTTTGTAGTTGGTGAAAGTACAGACAGAACATTGGCCATGACTTTTGATGTTATTTCGGAAGCTTTGGTAAATAACGAATCTGCTCCTTTACGTCTGGCTTTGCAGGAAGCAGGCATTGGTAAAGACATTAGAGCCTATTTTAGTGAAGATAAACAATGTACGTTCCAGATATCTGTTCAAAATGCAAATCCGGAAGACAAAGAGAAGTTTAAAGACATTGTTTTTAAAACCATGCAAAATGTGATTGACAGCGGTTTTGACAAGAGTATGATTGAAGGTATTATCAATCGTACAGAATTTAGACTAAAGGAAGGTAACAATCCACAAAAAGGATTGATGTATGCCATGCAAAGCTATCAAACATGGTTTTTTGGTGGTAGTCCTTTCCCTGGCCTTGAATTCAATAAACCTCTGGCTGATGTAAAAATGGCTCTTACTACCAATATTCTGGAAGAAAACATCAGTAAACATTTGATGAATAATACTCACTCTGCTTTATTAGTACTAAAACCTGAACCAGGGTTGCAGGCAAAACTGGATGCTAAAACCAAAAAAGAATTGGAAGACTATAAGAATCAATTGAGTCAGGAAGAGAAAGAACAGTTGGTTGCAGAAACAAAAGAATTGATTGAATATCAGAAAAGAGAAGATACTCCTGAAGCCTTGGCTACAATTCCAATGCTGGAATTAACTGATATTAGTCCTGAAATTCAATGGTTTGGTGTTGATGAAAAACAAGTATCAGACGTTAATGTAATACATCACAATACATTTACTAACAACATATTATACAGTTACTTATATTTCGACCTAAGAACTCTTCCTCAAGAGTTAATTCCTTATTCTGAATTACTTACAAACCTGCTGGGTAAACTGAATACTGAAAATTATACTTACGGCGAACTTGATAATGCATTAAATATTCATACCGGAGGATTCAATACCTACACAACAGCATATCTGGAAGAACATAGCGATGATAAAATGATTCCAAAATATACAGTTTATGGAAAATCTACTGCCGAAAAAGCTGACAAACTGTTTGACCTGACAAATGAAGTACTTCAAAAAAGTATTTTCAGTGATAAAGAAAGACTTAAAGAGCTGCTTACACGTCATCAGTCGCGTGTGGATGCAAACATTAAAAACAACGGAATGGGTTATGCTCTAACACGTCTTCGCTCCTATTACACTAATAGTGGTATGTTCAGTGAATTAACAGGAGGTATTGAATATTACGACTTTGTTACCGACTTAACTAATAATTTTGATGCTAAAAGCGATGAAATCGTTTCTAATCTTGAAAAAACAGCATCCTTGTTATTTGCCAAAAATAACCTGATTGCAGCAATCACTTGTGATAATAACGACTTTACGTCTTATTCGAATGGATTGAACACGCTTGCTTCTTCTTTACCTACAGGTGATAATAAGCTAAACAACTGGACATTTGACTTTAGTGTTAAAAATGAAGGTTTAAAAACGGTTTCTAAAGTACAATATGTTGTAAAAGGATATGATTATAAAAAGTTGGGTTATGAGTACAATGGTAAGTTTAGAGTTTTGAACCAAATTCTTTCTACTGACTGGCTTCAGAACCAAGTACGAGTTATTGGTGGTGCTTATGGCGGCTTTTGTGGTTTCTCAAATACTGGTAACGTTTATTTCGCCTCTTATCGCGATCCTAACCTAAAAGAAACACTTGAAAATTATAACAATACACCAGGCTTCCTTGATACATTCGATGCTGATTCATTAGCTATGACCCGATTTATCATTGGTACTATTTCTAATATGGATGGCCCTTTGACTCCTTCTCAGCAAGGAAATGAAGCAATTCGAAATTATTTCGAAAAGAACACACCGGAAGAATTAAAAGCTGAGAGAACTGCAGTTTTGTCTACAACCCAGGAGGACATTAAAGAAATGAAGAAGATGGTTACTGACATACTAGATCAGAATGCAATTTTTGTTTACGGTAACGAACAAAAAGTTGAAGAGAATGCTGAATTATTTGGCAAGGTAATTTCTATTTCTGAATAA
- a CDS encoding ferritin-like domain-containing protein, whose translation MKEKSIELLNKAVADELAAVHQYMYFHFYCDDLGYELLSSLFKRTAIEEMMHVETLAERILFLKGEVEMTPAHAVEKIHDVKGMLEKATKMEEESARDYNLWANECAQNADSATKKIFESLVDDEERHFDQYDTEMENLIKFGDNYLALQSIEHSKNIASGQGPH comes from the coding sequence ATGAAAGAGAAAAGCATTGAGCTCTTGAACAAAGCTGTTGCTGATGAATTAGCGGCTGTGCATCAGTACATGTATTTCCATTTTTACTGCGATGACCTGGGTTATGAGTTGTTGTCGAGTCTTTTTAAAAGAACTGCTATCGAAGAGATGATGCATGTTGAAACTCTGGCAGAGCGTATTCTATTTTTAAAAGGTGAAGTTGAGATGACACCTGCTCATGCAGTGGAAAAAATCCATGATGTTAAAGGTATGCTTGAAAAAGCAACTAAAATGGAAGAAGAAAGTGCTCGTGATTACAATCTGTGGGCTAATGAATGTGCTCAAAATGCCGATTCAGCAACGAAAAAGATTTTTGAATCGTTAGTTGATGATGAAGAGCGTCACTTTGATCAGTATGATACTGAAATGGAAAACCTTATAAAATTTGGTGATAATTATCTTGCTCTGCAATCTATTGAACACAGTAAGAATATAGCTTCAGGACAAGGACCTCACTAA
- a CDS encoding aspartyl protease family protein, with protein MKQIVILILFHFVTYSLSIAQSKFTFNQGQISKEQFYQILPIEYLRNKIIIEAEVDGIKGRYIVDTGAMCIVFKDSTKEQNHQNLLKMPIVDANGIRNEADVIQIKKIRMGELEYINIPALNIEANELFKCFNVNGFIGSNLLRFGAFKIDIPSKELHIADSYSDFDLKKKEGQKLWLNKVQNSPFIRMEFNGVQQQGVLVDTGSDCIYSFNNKVVKRMQKKGLLNKPAFQSSGTNSQGAWSMDSMDIKSNIWRVNKLKVADSEFTDLLLRSDDASSRIGMQLLENGVFVLDYPKKRFFFQAIDKIKSEVRGFGIDFIAKNDSIIVNGIWSGTKAEKEGIQIGDRLIDITGFQLRDSDLCDKFFLLKQLALGKDELEFVMRRRDSHDEYSVMLQRIE; from the coding sequence ATGAAACAAATTGTAATTTTAATTCTCTTCCATTTCGTAACTTATTCATTATCTATAGCTCAGTCAAAATTTACTTTTAACCAGGGACAAATTTCAAAGGAGCAATTTTATCAAATTTTACCAATTGAGTACCTACGAAATAAAATTATTATTGAGGCGGAAGTAGATGGTATTAAAGGGAGATATATTGTTGATACCGGTGCAATGTGTATTGTTTTTAAGGATAGTACGAAAGAACAAAATCACCAGAATTTGTTAAAAATGCCAATCGTAGATGCCAATGGAATAAGAAATGAAGCTGATGTGATACAAATAAAAAAAATAAGAATGGGAGAATTGGAGTATATCAATATTCCGGCACTAAATATTGAAGCAAACGAGCTTTTTAAGTGTTTTAATGTTAATGGTTTTATTGGAAGTAATCTTTTGAGATTTGGTGCTTTTAAAATTGATATTCCATCTAAAGAATTGCATATAGCAGATTCATATTCTGATTTTGACCTGAAGAAAAAAGAAGGACAGAAGCTTTGGTTGAATAAAGTTCAAAACTCGCCATTTATCAGGATGGAATTTAATGGGGTACAACAGCAAGGTGTACTGGTTGATACAGGCAGTGACTGTATTTATTCATTCAATAATAAGGTAGTTAAAAGGATGCAAAAGAAAGGATTGTTGAACAAGCCCGCATTTCAATCAAGTGGAACCAATTCTCAGGGAGCATGGTCAATGGATAGTATGGATATCAAAAGCAATATATGGAGAGTTAATAAATTAAAAGTGGCAGATTCAGAATTTACAGATTTATTACTTCGGAGTGATGATGCATCTTCAAGAATTGGGATGCAATTACTTGAAAATGGAGTTTTTGTATTGGATTACCCTAAGAAAAGATTCTTTTTTCAGGCTATCGATAAAATAAAATCGGAAGTAAGAGGATTCGGAATTGACTTTATTGCGAAAAATGATTCCATTATTGTAAATGGAATATGGTCAGGTACAAAGGCTGAAAAAGAGGGTATTCAAATAGGAGATAGGCTGATTGATATAACTGGTTTTCAATTGCGAGATAGTGACCTTTGTGATAAATTCTTTCTATTAAAGCAATTGGCATTGGGGAAGGATGAACTGGAATTTGTAATGCGCAGAAGAGATTCGCATGATGAATATTCAGTTATGCTACAACGAATTGAATAA
- a CDS encoding glycoside hydrolase family 18 protein: MNKLNLTVLSLLLILVVSCKKNQEPFAVMAYYMPSTEENNLNNLPLDRLTHIIFSFTIVIDNQMQFSDAESGDQLKDLVKQKEKYPHLKVMVACGGWGGSGGFSEMATNVQNRQIFVTSCIQFLQEYDLDGLDIDWEYPGLPGIGNPHKPKDKEGFTALMKELRTAMNETGKKYTLTFASAGWEKYYDFVELDNVMPSVDYMNIMTYDFTGGNAKVTSHHTNLGLVTADDFKDTPAYINYTESETTYHPRSCQFIINYCINKGVKPEQIVIGAAFYGKGWVGVDPDNNGLYQQNKGGWPGARYHELKDNYINKNGFIRYWDETAKAPFLYSSQDSVFITYDDPESVALKTQYALNNKLGGIMFWQLNGDTQQNDLLNAIDNEVK; this comes from the coding sequence ATGAATAAATTAAACCTAACTGTACTGAGTTTACTATTAATATTAGTTGTTTCCTGTAAGAAAAATCAAGAACCATTTGCTGTAATGGCTTATTATATGCCTTCAACCGAAGAAAACAATTTGAATAATCTTCCTTTGGATCGGCTCACTCATATTATCTTTTCATTTACAATAGTCATTGATAATCAAATGCAATTTTCTGATGCAGAATCAGGTGATCAACTAAAGGACCTGGTGAAGCAAAAAGAAAAGTATCCTCATTTGAAGGTGATGGTGGCTTGCGGTGGCTGGGGAGGATCAGGAGGTTTTTCAGAAATGGCCACCAACGTACAAAACAGGCAAATATTTGTTACAAGCTGTATCCAATTCCTTCAGGAATATGATTTGGATGGATTAGATATCGATTGGGAATACCCGGGTTTACCAGGCATAGGAAATCCACATAAACCTAAAGACAAAGAAGGTTTTACAGCCTTAATGAAAGAGCTCAGAACTGCAATGAATGAAACCGGCAAAAAGTATACACTAACTTTTGCTTCTGCTGGTTGGGAAAAATACTATGATTTTGTTGAGCTGGATAACGTGATGCCATCAGTTGATTACATGAATATTATGACCTATGACTTTACAGGTGGCAATGCAAAAGTTACTTCTCATCATACCAACTTAGGCCTGGTAACTGCAGATGATTTCAAAGATACGCCTGCATATATCAACTACACAGAAAGTGAAACAACGTATCATCCCAGATCATGTCAGTTCATTATAAATTACTGTATTAACAAAGGGGTAAAACCTGAGCAAATTGTTATTGGAGCAGCTTTCTATGGCAAAGGTTGGGTAGGCGTAGATCCGGATAATAATGGCCTATATCAGCAAAATAAAGGTGGTTGGCCAGGAGCAAGATACCATGAATTAAAAGACAACTATATTAACAAAAACGGCTTTATACGTTATTGGGATGAAACAGCAAAAGCTCCTTTTCTTTACAGTTCACAAGATTCAGTTTTTATTACCTATGATGATCCGGAATCTGTAGCACTAAAAACTCAATATGCTTTAAATAATAAGTTAGGTGGTATTATGTTTTGGCAATTAAATGGTGACACCCAACAAAATGACTTATTAAATGCTATTGATAATGAAGTGAAATAA
- a CDS encoding M13 family metallopeptidase — MNSSLFWGSLLTVTIGASSCVSGSKEQNNAVKPVFSANDMDLTIDAGTNFFEYANGGWRKQHPLPDDKSRFGSFDLLAEDNKEKVKSIIENAAAEIAEEGSVSQKIGDFYASGMDLEAINKAGFEPIQPLLSKVNSIEKQADLVTVISYLQQQGINPLFHYYSTPDQKNSEMTIAGIDQGGLGMPDRDYYLEDTEDAKKLREAYNTYLTSLFTLVGNEENNASELAKTVFELEMQLAKASNSRLENRDPHKTYNKVDIAGVEETMKPFPFATFIKGMGYEVPAEINMSQPEFLKELGKLYNKETLTTWKAFLTAVILRNTADYLSEDFVNAHFAFYGKAMSGKKEQELRWKKVVNNTNGALGEAVGQLFVAEYFPPAAKQRMDKLVENLRIAFGQRIDHLEWMSEETKQAAHEKLDAIRVKIGYPNKWRDYSDLKVVKSSYIENILASNRFELEYDMAKIGKPVDKEEWFMTPQTVNAYYNPLANEIVFPAAILQPPFFYLNGDDAVNYGAIGVVIGHEMTHGFDDQGRLFAKDGNMEEWWTAEDAEKFNARTKVLVDQFNSFEVLPGVFANGELSLGENIADLGGLLISYQAYLNSLNGKENNEKIDGFTDKQRFYLAYSRVWAQNIRDEEIARLTKVDVHSLGSNRVNGPLPNIQEWYDAFGLDAKSPLYIAPEDRTSIW, encoded by the coding sequence ATGAACTCATCACTTTTTTGGGGTTCTTTGCTGACAGTAACCATTGGCGCAAGTTCTTGTGTAAGTGGAAGTAAAGAACAAAACAATGCAGTAAAACCTGTTTTTTCTGCAAACGATATGGACCTAACAATAGATGCTGGTACAAACTTTTTTGAATATGCTAATGGAGGATGGCGCAAACAGCATCCGCTTCCTGATGATAAAAGTAGATTCGGTAGTTTTGATTTATTGGCAGAAGACAATAAAGAGAAAGTAAAATCAATAATAGAGAACGCTGCGGCTGAAATAGCTGAGGAAGGATCAGTTAGTCAGAAAATTGGAGATTTCTATGCCTCAGGAATGGATCTGGAAGCAATCAACAAGGCTGGTTTTGAGCCGATTCAACCTCTTCTTTCAAAAGTAAACAGCATAGAAAAGCAAGCCGATCTGGTAACTGTTATTAGCTATTTGCAACAACAAGGAATAAATCCATTGTTTCACTATTATTCAACTCCGGATCAAAAGAATAGTGAAATGACAATTGCTGGTATTGATCAAGGTGGATTAGGTATGCCTGATCGTGATTATTATCTTGAAGATACTGAAGATGCAAAGAAATTGCGTGAAGCCTACAATACCTATTTAACTTCATTATTTACTTTGGTTGGAAACGAAGAGAACAATGCTTCTGAATTGGCAAAAACTGTTTTCGAACTTGAGATGCAATTGGCAAAGGCGTCTAATTCAAGATTAGAGAACCGTGATCCACATAAAACCTATAATAAAGTTGATATTGCTGGTGTGGAAGAAACGATGAAACCCTTCCCGTTTGCAACTTTTATTAAAGGGATGGGATATGAAGTTCCTGCTGAAATAAATATGAGTCAGCCTGAATTTCTGAAAGAACTTGGTAAATTATACAATAAAGAAACACTTACCACCTGGAAAGCTTTCTTAACAGCTGTTATTCTGCGAAATACTGCAGATTATCTAAGCGAGGATTTTGTAAATGCTCATTTCGCTTTTTATGGTAAAGCAATGTCTGGCAAAAAAGAACAGGAACTTCGTTGGAAAAAAGTAGTGAATAATACCAATGGAGCTCTTGGAGAAGCTGTTGGTCAGTTATTCGTTGCTGAATATTTTCCACCAGCTGCCAAGCAGCGCATGGATAAACTAGTAGAAAATCTTCGTATTGCTTTCGGTCAAAGAATTGATCACTTAGAATGGATGAGTGAAGAAACCAAGCAAGCAGCACATGAAAAATTAGACGCCATCCGTGTTAAAATTGGATATCCAAATAAATGGCGCGATTACTCTGATTTGAAAGTAGTTAAATCATCTTACATCGAAAATATACTTGCCAGTAATCGTTTTGAATTAGAGTATGATATGGCTAAAATTGGCAAACCGGTTGATAAAGAAGAATGGTTTATGACTCCTCAAACGGTTAATGCTTATTACAATCCTTTAGCAAATGAGATTGTATTTCCGGCTGCTATTTTACAACCTCCATTCTTCTATCTTAATGGCGATGATGCAGTTAACTATGGAGCGATTGGGGTAGTTATCGGGCACGAAATGACTCATGGATTTGACGATCAGGGACGTTTATTTGCCAAAGATGGTAATATGGAAGAATGGTGGACCGCAGAAGATGCTGAAAAATTCAATGCGCGTACAAAAGTACTGGTTGATCAATTCAATAGTTTTGAAGTATTACCGGGTGTATTTGCAAACGGAGAATTATCATTAGGAGAAAATATTGCCGACTTAGGTGGTTTATTAATTTCATATCAGGCTTACCTTAATTCATTAAATGGTAAGGAAAACAATGAGAAGATTGATGGATTTACTGATAAGCAACGTTTTTATTTGGCATACTCTAGGGTTTGGGCTCAAAATATCAGAGATGAGGAAATCGCTCGCTTAACCAAAGTTGATGTTCACTCGTTGGGATCGAATCGTGTAAACGGTCCTCTTCCAAATATTCAGGAATGGTATGATGCTTTTGGCCTGGATGCAAAAAGTCCGCTATACATTGCACCTGAAGACAGAACCTCTATCTGGTAG
- a CDS encoding peptidoglycan DD-metalloendopeptidase family protein, with protein MVLLEDIIKKYRKTFSNILPFNLNAENVYELDLSVENQDLRSLNQISTESLGQYIQSQLNKVNKNIAIGGYAENRLVYQMSEHFGNGAEARSLHLGIDIWCKSGTPVFAPLDGTIHSFNNNANFGDYGPTIILEHRLENITFYTLYGHLSTSSIVDIAKGDKIKKGAIIAHLGKEQENGNWPPHLHFQIIADMLDKEGDFPGVCNVSETDKWLSICPDPRLILSV; from the coding sequence ATGGTGTTGTTAGAAGATATTATTAAAAAATACAGGAAGACATTTTCAAATATTCTTCCTTTTAATTTAAATGCAGAGAATGTATATGAACTTGATTTGTCAGTTGAGAATCAGGATTTAAGAAGTCTTAATCAAATATCTACTGAATCTTTAGGTCAATACATTCAATCACAATTAAATAAGGTAAATAAGAATATTGCCATTGGCGGATATGCCGAAAACAGGTTGGTATATCAAATGAGTGAACATTTTGGTAATGGAGCAGAGGCAAGATCATTGCATCTGGGTATTGATATTTGGTGTAAAAGCGGAACGCCGGTTTTTGCTCCTTTGGATGGAACAATTCACAGTTTCAATAATAATGCAAATTTTGGCGATTATGGTCCTACAATAATATTAGAACATCGTCTCGAAAATATTACTTTTTACACCTTATACGGTCATTTGTCTACTTCTTCGATTGTTGATATAGCAAAGGGAGATAAAATTAAAAAAGGGGCTATAATTGCTCATTTAGGTAAAGAACAAGAGAATGGGAACTGGCCTCCTCATTTGCATTTTCAGATAATTGCTGATATGCTGGATAAAGAAGGTGATTTTCCGGGTGTTTGTAATGTCTCAGAAACAGATAAATGGTTGAGTATTTGTCCTGATCCAAGGTTGATTCTTTCAGTTTAA